In Myxocyprinus asiaticus isolate MX2 ecotype Aquarium Trade chromosome 3, UBuf_Myxa_2, whole genome shotgun sequence, the following proteins share a genomic window:
- the LOC127423313 gene encoding leucine zipper putative tumor suppressor 3-like has product MGSVGSGASSQRPITMRSVGTRTTPNGPLAAAPPPNSARRRLDDRSFSADRIPGPSTKAKGVSADSYNAERDYHGNTRSHGDSERTAPHNANRQQTVNGERLVSNTMFTNGGSRREGHWRGESLDLCGNNIVLNNDKNSSHQVPTQHKEMNKTKPDTQNPPNILPVSGKLEHAQTNDSLVRPSAFKPVVPKSFHSMQNLVCPLQTSSGTGGGPGSSGSQGSGGEKGIQSVSGAQWEQDSPSSRGTHTGANRPGQGCLSDSGRNSLTSLPTYTGSSYGPPPALGPLSASTSHINRLGTVALEKLEKPGYQNGLSASDSGRSSSGKSSSSYQRLSHLSDASAPLRPSPSSDDVIQDLEDRLWEREQEVIHMRRNLDQSEAAIAQVFEEKQHVWEREMEELRQNYAGRLQQVTRRAQRTQQALQAQISHLQQDKRRLQDEMTLLLAQREELEKKCLDYRKEQADILPRLEETKWEVCQKAGEISLLKQQLRDSQGEVTQRAGEMVALRGQLKDLNAQLREREEAEISLKESFCTKTLELERCEAELQTMLAEVTVLRDKLSAFETEVSRLKKALSELSCSSASHASEPSLAEMGQLVVSHSQERLLSPLSPPETPTSLPALPPLTPLPALPAPDPQLSDDSKVQWQESGDLRRQLERLQGELRLERQQRKRQAITFAQERQTWQDEKERVLKYQAQLQLSYVEMLQKNQALEDRVDKLGVQDATPSLVPPVASQDVPTPVSVSISLTSPMSPAEENKMPDMHQLAPPWPVPTRLERIESTEI; this is encoded by the exons ATGGGCAGTGTAGGGAGCGGTGCGTCAAGTCAAAGGCCCATCACCATGCGCAGCGTGGGCACTCGCACGACTCCTAACGGCCCACTGGCGGCTGCACCACCTCCTAACTCCGCCCGCCGACGATTGGATGACCGCAGCTTTAGCGCCGACCGAATCCCCGGTCCAAGCACTAAGGCAAAGGGCGTCTCCGCCGACAGCTACAATGCCGAAAGAGATTATCACGGCAACACTCGCAGTCACGGGGACTCCGAACGTACCGCGCCTCACAATGCTAATCGCCAGCAAACGGTCAATGGCGAGAGGCTGGTGTCGAACACCATGTTCACCAATGGTGGGTCACGGAGGGAAGGTCACTGGCGCGGTGAGAGTCTGGACTTGTGTGGTAACAACATCGTGCTTAACAACGACAAAAACAGCAGTCATCAAGTACCAACACAGCACAAAGAAATGAACAAAACCAAACCCGATACTCAAAACCCACCCAACATCCTGCCGGTCTCTGGAAAACTGGAGCATGCACAG ACCAACGACTCTCTGGTGCGTCCATCAGCTTTCAAACCCGTGGTGCCCAAGAGCTTTCACTCCATGCAGAATCTGGTGTGCCCCCTTCAGACCAGCTCAGGGACAGGCGGGGGTCCGGGCAGCAGTGGCAGTCAAGGCAGCGGAGGAGAGAAGGGGATCCAGAGCGTGTCTGGGGCCCAGTGGGAGCAGGACAGTCCCAGCAGCCGAGGGACGCACACCGGCGCAAACAGGCCCGGGCAGGGCTGTCTTTCCGATTCCGGGCGGAACTCCCTCACCAGTCTGCCCACCTACACGGGGTCAAGCTACGGCCCTCCACCCGCGCTCGGCCCGCTCAGTGCCTCCACCAGCCATATCAACCGGCTGGGCACTGTCGCCCTGGAGAAACTCGAAAAACCAGGTTACCAGAACGGGCTGAGTGCGTCTGACAGCGGCCGCTCCTCCTCAGGCAAGAGTTCTTCATCGTATCAACGCCTAAGTCACCTGAGCGACGCTTCTGCACCTCTGAGACCTTCTCCGTCCTCAGATGATGTCATTCAAGACCTGGAAGACcgtctgtgggagagagagcaAGAG GTGATCCACATGCGGCGTAACCTGGACCAGAGCGAGGCGGCCATCGCGCAGGTGTTTGAGGAAAAGCAGCACGTTTGGGAGCGTGAGATGGAGGAGTTGAGACAGAACTATGCCGGGCGTCTGCAGCAGGTGACCCGACGGGCTCAGCGCACACAGCAGGCCCTGCAGGCGCAGATCAGCCATCTGCAGCAGGACAAACGCAGACTGCAGGACGAGATGACTCTGCTGCTCGCTCAGAGAGAAGAGCTGGAGAAGAAGTGTTTGGACTACAGGAAGGAGCAGGCCGACATCCTGCCCAGACTCGAGGAGACCAAGTGGGAG GTGTGTCAGAAGGCCGGTGAGATCTCTCTTCTGAAGCAGCAGCTGCGTGACAGTCAGGGTGAGGTGACACAGCGAGCTGGAGAGATGGTGGCACTGAGAGGCCAACTGAAAGATCTCAACGcccagctgagagagagagaagaggccGAGATCAGCCTGAAAGAGTCCTTCTGCACAAAGACCCTGGAGCTTGAGCGCTGCGAGGCCGAACTACAGACCATGCTGGCAGAG GTCACAGTACTGAGAGACAAACTGAGCGCGTTTGAGACAGAAGTCAGCCGGCTGAAGAAAGCCCTGAGTGAGCTGAGCTGCAGCAGTGCCAGTCACGCAAGCGAGCCAAGTTTGGCTGAAATGGGGCAGCTGGTGGTGTCCCACAGCCAAGAGCGCCTCCTATCCCCTCTGAGCCCTCCGGAGACGCCCACATCTCTCCCTGCCCTCCCTCCTCTCACCCCACTGCCCGCCCTGCCTGCTCCAGACCCACAGCTAAGTGACGATTCCAAGGTCCAGTGGCAGGAGTCAGGCGACCTGCGGCGACAACTGGAGCGTCTGCAGGGCGAGCTGCGTTTGGAGCGGCAGCAGCGCAAGCGACAGGCCATCACCTTTGCGCAAGAGCGCCAAACCTGGCAGGACGAGAAGGAACGGGTGCTGAAGTACCAAGCGCAGCTGCAGCTCAGCTACGTGGAGATGTTGCAGAAGAACCAGGCGCTGGAGGACCGCGTGGACAAGCTGGGAGTCCAGGACGCCACTCCATCCCTGGTGCCCCCCGTGGCCTCACAGGATGTCCCCACACCCGTTTCTGTCTCTATATCGCTCACCTCCCCCATGTCTCCAGCAGAGGAGAACAAGATGCCAGATATGCACCAACTTGCTCCGCCGTGGCCGGTTCCGACTCGACTGGAGAGGATCGAGTCGACGGAGATCTGA